A single genomic interval of Camelina sativa cultivar DH55 chromosome 11, Cs, whole genome shotgun sequence harbors:
- the LOC109127296 gene encoding uncharacterized protein LOC109127296, whose amino-acid sequence CIDYRGLNRVTMKNKYPLPRIDELLDQLRGATWFFKVDLASDYHQIPTDEADVRKTAFRTRYGHFEFVVMPFGLTNEPAAFMRLMNSVFQEFLDVSVIIFIDDILVYSKSPEEHAVHLRAVLEKLREQKLFAKLSKCSFWQRDMDR is encoded by the exons tgtattgattaccgggggttgaaccgggtcactatgaagaacaagtaccctcttccgaggatcgatgagttgttggatcagttgaggggtgctacttggttcttcaaggtagatctggcgtcggattatcatcagataccgacagatgaggcagatgtgaggaagactgcattcaggacgaggtatgggcattttgagtttgtggtgatgcccttcgggttgactaacgaaccagcagcgtttatgagattgatgaacagtgtgtttcaggagtttctggatgtatctgtcatcattttcatcgacgatatcctggtttattctaagagtcctgaggagcatgcagtgcatttaaGGGCAGTTCTTGAGAaactgcgggagcagaagttgtttgctaagttgagcaagtgcagtttttggcagcgtga CATGGataggtga